One Sediminicola sp. YIK13 DNA segment encodes these proteins:
- the mutS gene encoding DNA mismatch repair protein MutS: protein MQQYNTIKTKYPDALLLFRVGDFYETFGEDAVKASKILGIILTHRNNGGDRTELAGFPHHSLNTYLPKLVKAGQRVAICDQLEDPKLTKTIVKRGVTELVTPGVAFNDDILNAKDNNFLCAVHFGRKTIGVSFLDISTGEFLTSQGTEEQIDKLLQNFSPNEVLVSKANKKEFLDVFGKQFHTFFTEDWIFQEDYALETLTNHFKTSTLKGFGVDHLTYGVVASGAVLHYLSETQHRQLQHINRLQRIAEEEYIWMDRFTIRNLELYHSNNLNAVTLLDVIDKTISPMGGRLLKRWLALPLKNIEKIRRRHQVITYLYEDPITLQKLQHNIQQMGDLERLISKVATGKISPKEVIQLKNSLEAVVPVKQLTTKSTNEAVKLIGDQLHSCELLRSKIKEMVSEEAPVNMLKGSTIAKGYSEELDELRGLAFSGKDYLNKMLERETKSTGITSLKIASNNVFGYYIEVRNTHKDKVPEEWIRKQTLVNAERYITEELKEYESKILGAEERIQNLEQQLFSQLIVWMQEYISPVQNNAQLIAQLDCLCGFTQLAKDNNYVAPTMNDSTELLIKNGRHPVIEKQLPLGEAYIANDVTLNREEQQIIMITGPNMSGKSAILRQTALIVLLAQMGSFVPAESAEIGYVDKIFTRVGASDNISMGESTFMVEMNETASILNNLSERSLVLLDEIGRGTSTYDGISIAWAISEYLHEHPARAKTLFATHYHEINEMTATFPRIKNYNVSVKELKDNVLFLRKLAPGGSEHSFGIHVAKMAGMPQQVIHKANKILKKLEKSHSNEELTDNLKAAQNEMQLSFFNLDDPLLSQIKEEILHLDINTLTPVEALMKLNEIQRLLTKKKNA from the coding sequence ATGCAACAGTACAATACCATCAAGACCAAATATCCTGATGCCCTATTGTTGTTCCGCGTAGGCGATTTCTATGAAACTTTTGGGGAAGATGCCGTAAAGGCCTCCAAAATATTGGGTATTATCCTCACCCATAGAAATAATGGCGGGGACCGGACGGAATTGGCCGGGTTCCCTCATCATTCCTTAAATACGTATTTGCCTAAATTGGTAAAGGCCGGGCAACGGGTAGCGATCTGTGACCAATTGGAAGATCCAAAACTGACCAAGACAATTGTAAAAAGAGGAGTCACGGAATTGGTAACCCCAGGGGTTGCTTTTAATGATGACATCCTGAATGCCAAGGACAATAACTTCCTATGTGCCGTTCATTTTGGCCGAAAGACCATAGGGGTCTCCTTTTTGGATATATCTACGGGGGAGTTTCTCACCTCCCAGGGAACGGAGGAGCAGATCGATAAATTGCTGCAAAATTTTTCCCCAAACGAGGTATTGGTCTCCAAGGCCAATAAAAAGGAATTTTTAGATGTTTTCGGGAAGCAGTTTCATACCTTTTTTACCGAAGACTGGATCTTTCAAGAGGACTACGCCTTGGAAACCCTGACCAATCATTTTAAGACCAGCACCCTAAAAGGTTTTGGGGTGGACCATTTAACGTATGGGGTGGTAGCCTCGGGGGCCGTGTTGCACTACCTTTCGGAAACGCAGCATCGCCAATTACAACATATCAATAGATTACAGCGTATAGCTGAAGAAGAATATATCTGGATGGATAGGTTTACCATCCGAAATTTGGAGCTCTACCATTCCAACAATCTCAATGCGGTCACCTTATTGGATGTTATAGACAAGACCATTTCCCCAATGGGCGGGCGCTTGTTAAAAAGGTGGTTGGCGCTCCCCTTAAAGAATATTGAAAAGATAAGAAGACGACACCAGGTTATTACTTACCTCTACGAGGACCCCATCACCCTGCAGAAACTACAGCACAACATTCAACAGATGGGTGATCTAGAGCGCTTGATCTCCAAGGTGGCCACGGGTAAAATCAGTCCCAAGGAAGTCATACAATTAAAGAATTCCCTGGAGGCCGTTGTACCCGTAAAACAACTGACCACCAAGAGCACCAATGAAGCCGTAAAACTTATTGGTGACCAGCTACATTCCTGTGAGTTGCTCAGGAGCAAGATCAAGGAAATGGTAAGTGAGGAAGCCCCTGTGAACATGCTCAAGGGCAGCACTATAGCCAAAGGATACTCGGAGGAGCTGGACGAGCTTAGAGGCTTGGCTTTTTCCGGAAAGGACTACCTCAACAAAATGTTGGAAAGGGAAACGAAAAGCACAGGGATCACCTCGCTGAAGATCGCCTCCAACAATGTTTTTGGGTATTATATAGAGGTCCGCAATACGCATAAGGACAAGGTGCCGGAAGAATGGATCCGCAAACAGACCTTGGTGAATGCAGAGCGGTACATTACTGAGGAATTAAAGGAATATGAATCCAAAATTCTGGGTGCCGAAGAGCGCATCCAAAACTTGGAGCAACAACTGTTCTCCCAACTGATCGTTTGGATGCAGGAGTATATCTCCCCGGTACAGAACAACGCCCAACTGATTGCCCAGCTAGACTGCCTTTGTGGGTTCACCCAACTGGCAAAAGACAATAATTACGTGGCCCCTACCATGAACGACTCTACGGAACTGCTCATAAAAAATGGGCGTCACCCGGTCATAGAAAAACAGTTGCCCTTGGGAGAGGCCTATATTGCCAATGATGTGACCTTGAACCGGGAGGAACAGCAGATTATTATGATCACGGGGCCCAACATGAGTGGTAAATCGGCCATTCTACGGCAAACAGCCCTGATTGTCCTCTTGGCACAGATGGGAAGTTTTGTCCCTGCAGAGTCGGCCGAAATTGGGTATGTGGACAAGATCTTCACCAGAGTGGGCGCCAGTGACAACATTTCTATGGGGGAATCCACGTTTATGGTGGAGATGAACGAGACCGCCTCCATATTGAACAACCTATCGGAGCGGAGCCTGGTGCTTTTGGATGAAATAGGAAGGGGGACCAGCACGTATGATGGTATTTCTATAGCATGGGCGATATCTGAGTATTTACACGAGCATCCTGCCCGGGCAAAAACGCTCTTTGCCACCCATTACCATGAGATCAATGAGATGACGGCCACCTTTCCGAGGATAAAAAATTACAATGTCTCGGTAAAGGAACTCAAGGACAACGTCCTGTTCTTGCGCAAGCTTGCCCCTGGGGGCAGCGAACACAGTTTTGGGATCCATGTGGCCAAAATGGCGGGGATGCCGCAGCAGGTGATCCATAAGGCCAATAAAATTCTGAAAAAGCTGGAGAAATCCCATTCCAATGAAGAGCTGACGGATAATCTTAAGGCAGCACAGAATGAAATGCAGCTGAGCTTTTTTAATTTGGACGATCCTTTGTTGTCCCAAATTAAGGAAGAAATCCTTCATTTGGACATTAATACGCTTACCCCTGTGGAAGCCTTGATGAAACTGAACGAAATTCAGCGCTTGCTCACCAAAAAGAAAAACGCTTAG
- a CDS encoding RNA methyltransferase, with amino-acid sequence MRKLENSELNRLDVSEFKEAQKTPIIIVLDNIRSLNNIGSVFRTADAFLVEKIYLCGITATPPHKDIHKTALGATDSVVWEYRKDTLELIEECKGLGYETIAIEQAENAIMLNDYNPTTDKKQVLVFGNEVKGVAQDVVTACDKVIEIPQYGTKHSLNISVSAGVVVWDLWSKIELAAKSGVK; translated from the coding sequence ATGCGAAAATTAGAGAATAGCGAGCTGAACAGATTGGATGTCAGCGAATTTAAAGAGGCGCAAAAGACCCCAATAATCATAGTGCTGGACAATATTAGGAGCCTTAACAATATAGGTTCGGTCTTTAGAACGGCCGATGCCTTTTTGGTAGAGAAAATTTATCTGTGCGGTATCACGGCAACCCCTCCCCATAAGGATATCCATAAAACCGCCTTGGGTGCCACCGATAGCGTAGTTTGGGAATATAGAAAGGATACCCTGGAGTTGATAGAGGAGTGTAAAGGTTTGGGCTATGAGACCATCGCCATAGAACAAGCTGAAAATGCCATTATGCTCAACGACTATAACCCTACAACAGATAAAAAACAAGTGTTGGTCTTTGGGAACGAAGTAAAAGGGGTGGCCCAAGACGTGGTCACAGCATGCGATAAGGTTATAGAAATTCCACAGTACGGAACCAAGCACTCCTTGAACATATCTGTAAGTGCGGGAGTGGTGGTCTGGGACCTCTGGTCAAAAATTGAACTGGCAGCCAAATCCGGTGTAAAATAA
- a CDS encoding T9SS type A sorting domain-containing protein has protein sequence MTVRPCTTVRGDAAIGSGAGYLEISDIVGQVLSSETGISEFSIRPYDFKVTPASCRYVEGPNRGKTFSLSGGYTITIDPTIDSYYERGNNGALYFEEINTSVLYELNCNTNSINVSNAIVDTDVVKWEYRFEGNTKVLENSQGKASLPIDFENFDIDLNANNSKLIDFRYKLNGNVYSPWRTYTIVVCSPKLIEPNGITEENETCFGANDGSVTLTFDRNVDVGRGFEMRYFVYQGDPSTFSGSVNHSVPPQAYKEIRFIEGQGGRLEDNNNGTFSGQVTGLEGSFADTNGVTYDSADYYIVYQEVRYDKPNVGDVEVKSGEITPQFTISRPTQIDISIPPENINQPNCSGETGSVTVIGTGGGFAPNTDASLEYGIQGVPDSWQSSPTFSNLSGGKYVFLARSPNGCISEPSIETIIDSISPLTFSNPNSGRASSITSLDGFITIEYDGGSPNYSFKLEKQITETSNFEEVSTTTIINNTQNKRVEFSDLEIGTYRITITDFKGCEITSENIVVTSDPVPDLASEQTDQISCFGGSDGHVSAEVSNFTSNYRYQWVINGIASTIQSGSSGTIALSSLSETGDYVLRVSAGRVSDADFNDSANYSTATFLINEPDPVVIDGILANDVNCNGSNDGSIVLGLSGGVSYEYTFEMAPLESDWIPLNGNTITNLPPGFYRVIVRNENGCESAPSASIFIDEPDQLLVSEIAAQRINVTINGGNDGEIEIEVSGGTGPYSFAWSGPNGFTTEQQNLVGLTAGEYQVVVTDANNCSVNLGPIPITEPGPLGIISLTASNVLCKRDATGGIEAEVSGTPPFTFIWTKDGDPNFAAPNQAAISALTEGIYTLELSDASGDPAVSSSVMVTEPLEALLSEIIPTDASCFNGGDGQITINATGGTAPYQYAIDDRFGYQAGKTFSNLTPRTYIVTVQDSNGCLFNANVVVGEPNAITIDTVNTSITDVTTSGGSDGAIDLAVIGGTGAYSYGWSGPNVNGSTSQNLTGLAAGAYQVTVTDSNGCNFLEEFNVGEPGPLAITNIQVTNVRCKGESSGRITSTVTGNGNITFEWRNVMANSIVSTMGKDLVGVPAGIYTLTIADETANPSVTSRQITVLEPEDLSVDIIPTEVSCFGGGDGVLQVNVSGGTPPFTYAIDGINFQNNNQFNNLLSGTYEVTVRDGNNCEVFTSGGITQPQELGIIVDQEKNLTSANTADGAISITVFGGAAPYSYQWSSDSGFTSTDKDISNLEGGTYTLVIRDVNNIVDGDGCYFTRDFRIAEPGELIASLTQTVFLDCYGDDFAELTANVEGGVAPYTYQWYAIQNGSNTLLSEDSGIIGDLSVGEYFVRVTDANSISVDTAPLVVVAPNLLEIYLDGKEDVLCYGEATGNITISVVGGTGPYQYYWDNGETTEDLSGLLVGDYVVEVVDANGCFTESSITIEAPSDPLRVASANLVDVTEYQANDGSILLEISGGSGSYGIRWNRLSDNAFVGETNRIENLSADTYEVSITDGNGCTISESYVVSQPDIVEETMVSPTCAGTSDGSISVLVNKGNGVFTYSWNTGDSTRDINGLPAGTYTVTIGGFGEGPITRTYVLEDPLPLLVDLGEDRVLCNGQQVELDATVADPTATYLWSSDQGYTNTESKVILTEKGNYTLVVKSENGCTAQGAVFIDVSSDEISAEFASSSQVFVGESLILVDISYPLPERLEWIVPEEATVVKKDNDEAELIFNSPGEYEIGIVTHRGPCSAQQTKKVLVLAKDATVNEEEIEYNKKVIENIVVFPNPTSGQFNTQINLTERGNVSIKVFSFANNALMASEKARGESSYNISMDISGKPAGVYAIVLETPYGTSLRKIILK, from the coding sequence TTGACTGTTCGTCCATGCACGACCGTGCGAGGAGATGCGGCAATAGGTAGTGGTGCCGGATATCTGGAAATTTCTGATATTGTTGGACAGGTATTAAGTAGCGAAACTGGTATTTCTGAATTTAGCATAAGACCTTATGATTTTAAGGTTACCCCTGCCAGTTGTAGATATGTAGAAGGGCCGAATAGAGGAAAGACATTTTCTCTTAGTGGAGGTTATACGATAACAATTGACCCAACAATAGATTCATATTATGAAAGAGGAAATAATGGGGCTCTTTATTTTGAGGAAATAAATACTTCAGTTCTTTATGAGTTAAATTGTAATACAAACTCTATCAATGTATCAAATGCTATAGTTGATACGGATGTTGTGAAATGGGAATATAGATTTGAAGGAAATACTAAAGTTCTAGAAAATTCTCAAGGCAAAGCAAGCCTTCCGATTGATTTTGAAAATTTTGATATTGATTTGAATGCGAACAATAGTAAACTAATAGATTTTAGATATAAATTAAATGGAAATGTTTATTCACCATGGAGAACATATACAATAGTTGTTTGCTCCCCAAAACTTATTGAACCCAACGGAATAACAGAAGAAAATGAAACCTGTTTTGGAGCCAATGACGGGTCTGTGACCCTAACCTTTGACAGGAATGTAGATGTCGGTAGGGGATTTGAAATGCGTTATTTTGTTTATCAAGGAGATCCTAGCACGTTTTCAGGCTCTGTTAATCATTCTGTTCCACCACAAGCTTATAAAGAAATTCGATTTATTGAAGGACAAGGAGGAAGACTCGAGGATAATAATAACGGAACATTTAGTGGTCAAGTTACTGGATTAGAGGGTAGCTTTGCAGATACCAATGGGGTTACTTATGATTCTGCCGATTATTATATTGTATATCAAGAGGTAAGATATGATAAACCAAATGTTGGAGACGTGGAGGTCAAAAGCGGAGAAATAACCCCACAATTTACAATTAGTAGGCCAACCCAAATTGATATTTCCATCCCACCAGAAAATATAAACCAACCTAATTGTTCAGGAGAAACAGGTAGTGTAACCGTTATAGGCACTGGTGGGGGATTTGCGCCAAACACGGATGCTTCTTTGGAATATGGTATACAGGGAGTCCCTGATAGTTGGCAGAGCTCTCCAACTTTTTCTAATTTGTCTGGTGGGAAATATGTATTTCTAGCTAGAAGTCCAAATGGTTGTATAAGTGAACCTTCTATTGAGACAATTATTGATTCAATAAGCCCTTTAACATTTAGTAATCCAAATTCAGGAAGAGCTTCTTCCATTACAAGCCTTGATGGCTTTATTACAATTGAGTATGATGGTGGATCTCCCAACTATTCTTTCAAACTTGAAAAGCAAATTACAGAGACCTCTAATTTTGAAGAAGTTTCCACCACAACTATTATCAACAATACTCAAAATAAAAGAGTGGAGTTTAGTGATTTAGAGATAGGCACCTATCGCATTACTATTACCGATTTCAAGGGTTGTGAAATCACCTCCGAAAACATAGTAGTGACCTCAGATCCTGTACCTGATCTCGCTTCGGAACAAACCGACCAGATCAGTTGTTTTGGAGGTTCCGATGGACATGTAAGTGCGGAGGTATCCAATTTTACCTCCAATTACAGGTATCAATGGGTGATTAATGGAATTGCTTCTACTATCCAATCCGGATCATCTGGGACAATTGCATTGTCCTCCCTAAGTGAGACTGGGGACTATGTGCTAAGAGTGTCTGCTGGTAGGGTCTCAGATGCAGATTTTAATGATTCAGCCAACTATAGTACCGCTACCTTTTTGATAAATGAACCTGATCCCGTGGTTATTGATGGCATATTGGCAAATGATGTTAATTGCAATGGTAGTAATGATGGTTCCATTGTTTTAGGTCTTTCTGGCGGCGTCAGTTATGAATATACTTTTGAAATGGCCCCACTAGAGTCTGACTGGATACCTCTTAATGGCAATACCATCACGAATTTACCTCCTGGTTTTTATAGGGTAATCGTACGAAATGAAAACGGATGCGAGTCAGCCCCTTCAGCCTCTATTTTTATCGATGAACCAGACCAACTTTTGGTTTCGGAAATTGCGGCCCAAAGAATAAACGTTACCATCAACGGTGGCAATGATGGGGAAATCGAGATTGAAGTATCCGGTGGAACAGGACCCTATAGTTTTGCTTGGTCGGGACCCAATGGTTTTACCACGGAACAACAGAATTTAGTCGGACTCACAGCAGGGGAGTATCAGGTGGTGGTGACGGATGCTAATAATTGTTCAGTAAATCTTGGCCCAATACCCATTACCGAACCCGGACCCTTGGGAATCATTTCCTTAACGGCTTCTAACGTACTCTGTAAAAGGGATGCTACAGGAGGGATTGAGGCTGAGGTATCAGGAACACCTCCCTTTACATTTATTTGGACCAAGGATGGTGATCCTAATTTTGCCGCCCCAAACCAAGCTGCTATTAGCGCACTTACCGAAGGGATTTATACCTTGGAATTATCCGATGCTTCCGGTGATCCTGCGGTAAGCAGTTCGGTCATGGTAACTGAACCTTTGGAAGCACTTTTGAGTGAGATCATCCCAACAGATGCATCTTGTTTTAATGGAGGTGATGGCCAAATTACCATTAATGCCACAGGAGGAACGGCACCCTATCAATATGCGATCGATGATCGGTTCGGATATCAAGCAGGGAAAACCTTTTCTAATCTAACACCAAGAACATATATAGTTACTGTTCAGGATAGTAATGGGTGTTTATTTAATGCAAATGTGGTTGTGGGAGAACCCAATGCCATTACCATCGATACAGTTAACACCAGTATAACAGATGTAACCACCTCCGGGGGGTCGGATGGGGCCATTGATTTGGCTGTTATTGGTGGCACTGGAGCCTATTCTTATGGATGGTCAGGCCCAAATGTGAATGGTAGTACATCACAAAATTTAACAGGCCTTGCCGCAGGAGCATATCAAGTAACGGTTACTGATAGTAATGGATGTAACTTCTTGGAAGAATTTAATGTAGGCGAGCCAGGGCCGCTTGCCATTACCAATATTCAGGTAACGAATGTACGTTGTAAAGGCGAATCTTCGGGTAGAATTACTTCAACGGTAACCGGTAATGGTAACATCACTTTTGAATGGAGGAATGTAATGGCCAATAGCATTGTCAGCACAATGGGAAAGGATTTAGTAGGTGTCCCAGCCGGAATTTATACGCTTACCATTGCTGATGAAACAGCTAATCCGTCTGTAACAAGTAGACAAATTACGGTTCTAGAGCCCGAAGATCTATCAGTCGATATAATTCCTACTGAGGTATCCTGTTTTGGTGGCGGTGATGGAGTACTGCAAGTGAATGTCAGCGGAGGTACGCCACCTTTTACCTATGCCATAGATGGAATCAATTTTCAAAACAATAATCAGTTCAATAACCTATTGTCTGGTACCTATGAAGTAACAGTTCGAGACGGTAATAATTGTGAAGTATTTACAAGTGGTGGTATAACCCAACCACAAGAATTAGGAATTATTGTTGATCAGGAAAAAAACCTTACTTCCGCCAACACGGCTGATGGCGCAATTTCTATTACTGTGTTTGGAGGGGCCGCGCCCTACAGCTATCAATGGTCTTCCGATAGTGGCTTTACTTCAACAGATAAGGATATTAGTAATTTGGAAGGAGGGACCTATACCCTTGTAATAAGAGATGTTAATAATATTGTTGATGGCGATGGCTGTTATTTTACTCGTGATTTTAGGATTGCCGAGCCGGGGGAATTGATAGCTAGCTTGACCCAAACCGTATTCCTAGATTGTTATGGGGATGATTTTGCAGAGTTAACCGCCAATGTGGAAGGAGGTGTTGCACCATATACCTATCAATGGTATGCCATTCAAAATGGTTCGAACACCCTGTTATCTGAAGATTCAGGAATTATAGGGGATTTATCAGTAGGAGAATATTTTGTACGTGTTACAGATGCCAATTCGATATCCGTTGATACTGCTCCACTAGTTGTAGTTGCACCTAATTTGTTGGAGATTTATTTAGATGGTAAGGAAGATGTGCTTTGTTATGGTGAAGCGACGGGAAATATAACAATTTCAGTTGTTGGAGGAACTGGACCCTATCAATATTATTGGGACAACGGAGAAACCACAGAAGATTTGAGTGGACTGCTCGTCGGTGATTATGTTGTTGAGGTGGTAGATGCAAATGGATGTTTTACAGAAAGTAGTATTACCATAGAGGCGCCTTCGGATCCATTGCGCGTTGCAAGTGCCAATCTAGTGGATGTTACCGAATATCAGGCAAACGATGGGAGTATTCTTCTGGAAATTTCAGGAGGCTCAGGATCATATGGCATCAGATGGAACAGGCTTTCGGATAATGCATTCGTTGGGGAAACAAATCGTATAGAAAACCTTTCGGCGGATACATACGAAGTTTCGATTACCGATGGTAATGGCTGTACAATCAGTGAAAGTTATGTAGTCTCACAGCCTGATATTGTAGAGGAAACGATGGTGTCACCTACCTGTGCAGGGACTTCGGACGGAAGTATATCCGTTTTGGTAAATAAAGGGAACGGAGTGTTTACCTATTCTTGGAATACTGGAGATTCTACTAGGGATATTAACGGACTTCCTGCAGGCACATATACGGTTACTATTGGCGGCTTTGGCGAGGGACCAATAACCCGGACATATGTCTTGGAAGATCCTCTTCCTCTATTGGTTGACCTGGGTGAGGATAGGGTGTTGTGTAACGGACAACAGGTGGAATTGGATGCCACAGTGGCTGATCCTACGGCAACTTATTTGTGGTCTTCGGATCAAGGATATACCAATACGGAGTCTAAAGTAATATTGACTGAAAAAGGGAACTATACTTTGGTAGTAAAAAGTGAAAACGGCTGTACTGCCCAAGGTGCTGTTTTTATTGATGTAAGTTCTGATGAGATCAGTGCTGAATTTGCTAGTTCTAGTCAAGTATTCGTTGGGGAATCTTTGATTCTGGTAGATATCAGTTATCCTTTACCAGAAAGATTAGAGTGGATAGTTCCAGAAGAGGCAACAGTGGTTAAAAAGGATAATGATGAAGCCGAACTTATTTTTAATAGTCCTGGTGAATACGAAATAGGAATTGTTACCCACCGCGGACCATGCAGTGCCCAACAGACTAAAAAGGTGCTAGTACTTGCTAAGGATGCAACGGTGAATGAAGAAGAAATTGAATATAATAAGAAAGTTATAGAAAATATCGTGGTGTTTCCTAACCCAACAAGTGGACAATTTAATACACAGATCAATCTAACTGAACGGGGAAATGTGAGTATTAAGGTTTTCAGTTTTGCAAACAATGCCTTGATGGCCTCAGAAAAAGCAAGAGGGGAATCATCTTATAACATTTCCATGGATATTTCTGGCAAACCTGCCGGGGTTTACGCGATTGTACTGGAAACACCTTATGGTACCTCCCTAAGGAAGATTATCTTGAAGTAG
- a CDS encoding fibronectin type III domain-containing protein: protein MKYIIVILFLTLNVIRAQEAPAVQVIARSLPERVLLRWAVDEPSAWKKANEFGFLIERHTISRNGIAVIPIEKELLVPVPLKPEPLEAWEALATQEQNATILAQALYGDSFETSVPGSAMGSIYAVNDELEQRFTFALLAAEQNYEAAKLAGWAFEDASVKAGEKYLYSISVAIPEEMTLTIEKGSVYAGPELYEELPKPIGLTSSFGDGLVTLDWNFDLLKGIYTSYFVERSKNATSFEQLNGVPIFSAQESNNTKEISLSYTDSIPNKMNYYYRIKGKNAFGETGPSSEVVSGMAEQKLEFTPRIYKKEIPTDDEVVLFWDFDPKGNDLISGFEVRQSTSNKGPFETVKSAIKALDRETRILGLKRVNYFTVVAMGKNGVERESFPTLVQPIDSTPPAPPIGLKGVMDTTGIIKLEWTKNLEEDLRGYRIFRSNNQELEFSEVTQTVLKGESYTDTLQVQNLNREVYYKITAEDQRYNRSKFSKVLMVAKPDITPPSPPVFKNYLVTEAGIQLNWIPSSSEDVVAHALYRKRGDDKDALWEQLMETKKITDSTYLDTSVEQRGVYNYTMVAKDGGSLESTPIESLSVVWQGKSLDREDLKFSGMVDRELRFINLSWRVKDHEVLEYRLYRGEGEDGLKLYKTLEGTTKGYNDVDLEINTNYTYGLQSVLSRGRTSMIQKVNLKY, encoded by the coding sequence GTGAAATACATAATTGTCATATTGTTTTTAACGCTAAATGTCATAAGGGCCCAAGAAGCTCCAGCCGTTCAGGTAATTGCAAGATCCTTACCGGAAAGGGTATTATTAAGGTGGGCTGTGGATGAACCGAGTGCTTGGAAAAAGGCAAATGAATTTGGATTTTTAATAGAACGGCATACCATTTCCCGCAATGGAATTGCCGTAATACCAATTGAAAAGGAACTATTAGTTCCAGTTCCCTTAAAACCAGAACCCTTAGAAGCTTGGGAAGCATTGGCAACGCAGGAACAAAATGCCACCATCTTAGCTCAGGCTTTATATGGGGACAGTTTTGAAACCTCTGTTCCGGGAAGTGCCATGGGCAGTATCTATGCTGTAAACGATGAGTTGGAGCAGCGCTTTACCTTTGCCCTTTTGGCGGCTGAACAAAACTATGAGGCGGCCAAGTTGGCTGGATGGGCCTTTGAAGATGCATCAGTGAAGGCCGGTGAAAAGTATTTGTACTCTATATCAGTGGCCATTCCTGAGGAGATGACTCTTACTATAGAAAAAGGTAGTGTTTATGCAGGTCCAGAATTATATGAAGAATTACCAAAACCAATTGGCTTAACATCAAGTTTTGGAGATGGTTTAGTAACGCTGGATTGGAATTTTGATCTCCTAAAAGGTATATATACCAGTTACTTTGTTGAGCGTTCCAAAAACGCTACTAGCTTCGAGCAGTTGAACGGGGTTCCTATTTTTAGTGCGCAGGAATCTAATAACACCAAAGAAATATCCTTATCCTACACGGATTCCATTCCCAATAAAATGAATTATTACTATCGCATTAAGGGAAAAAATGCTTTTGGAGAAACAGGACCTAGTTCGGAAGTGGTTTCTGGCATGGCAGAACAAAAGTTGGAGTTTACCCCCAGAATTTATAAAAAGGAAATTCCCACTGACGATGAAGTAGTCCTTTTTTGGGATTTTGATCCCAAGGGAAATGATCTTATTTCAGGTTTTGAGGTAAGGCAGTCCACCAGCAATAAAGGCCCTTTTGAAACAGTAAAAAGCGCTATAAAAGCTCTAGATAGGGAAACAAGGATATTGGGGCTAAAACGTGTCAATTATTTCACGGTGGTTGCCATGGGTAAAAACGGAGTGGAAAGGGAATCTTTCCCAACCCTTGTACAGCCGATAGATTCGACCCCACCAGCCCCACCAATAGGCTTAAAAGGGGTGATGGATACCACGGGAATCATTAAGTTGGAGTGGACTAAAAATCTTGAAGAAGATCTTAGAGGCTATCGGATTTTCAGATCAAACAACCAAGAGCTCGAATTTAGTGAGGTCACACAAACGGTGCTAAAAGGAGAAAGCTATACGGATACGCTTCAGGTGCAGAATTTGAATCGGGAAGTATACTATAAAATCACAGCCGAAGACCAGCGATATAATCGTTCAAAATTCTCTAAGGTATTGATGGTGGCAAAACCAGATATTACGCCACCATCTCCGCCAGTATTTAAGAATTATCTGGTGACGGAGGCAGGGATTCAGCTCAACTGGATTCCTAGTAGTAGTGAAGATGTTGTGGCCCATGCCCTCTACCGAAAAAGGGGAGATGATAAGGATGCCTTATGGGAGCAACTAATGGAAACCAAAAAAATAACCGATTCCACCTATCTAGATACGTCTGTAGAACAGCGGGGAGTTTATAATTATACCATGGTTGCAAAAGATGGGGGAAGCTTGGAGAGTACTCCCATAGAATCCTTATCGGTAGTCTGGCAAGGTAAAAGTTTGGATAGGGAGGATCTTAAATTTTCTGGGATGGTAGACCGAGAACTCAGATTCATCAACCTTTCGTGGAGAGTCAAGGACCATGAAGTCCTGGAGTATAGATTGTACCGGGGCGAAGGGGAAGATGGATTGAAATTGTACAAAACCCTGGAAGGTACTACCAAAGGTTATAATGATGTGGATTTAGAAATTAATACCAATTATACCTATGGGCTGCAGTCGGTTTTGAGCAGGGGGCGGACATCAATGATCCAAAAGGTTAATTTAAAATATTAG